In a genomic window of Quercus lobata isolate SW786 chromosome 4, ValleyOak3.0 Primary Assembly, whole genome shotgun sequence:
- the LOC115984063 gene encoding protein OBERON 4-like, translating to MKRLRSSEDLDSYGDKCKDPNPSLNPNPSSNSNPSRSSSQYRTSFYHKSDNVRKGGLVSSSSAAAAVSSRYDRDRSSGGDDDREVSRVVRKRSEHDFDGFDRRKGFDRYSGESRGGGGGYDRSLIHRSESFCGGGSSTSLSLSSSRREFPKRFRSERSSSGSDPSRREGSVSSWRRFGNNGNKDSEERSRIGLRDVKSPTWSRDSGASEQSRMVRVSAASTVTANTVSNSGSSPLRTVSRSDSRAVAATKENSAYSNKSKSKSKSPTWSRESGASEQSKRMDVEMAKKSEEPQVESGSSSEMEEGELEPEPEPEQEPEPEPEPELESNLKAEAEAEIESGIENKEDGVKVLSKEEEREVQNKESDSEVKDVEKEDDKVDELSSGSEDGDGAEAGDDEGCGGDDKEECVKEDGECVEEEGKNDGVVDDDDDDDEKSLGSEEECDKQDKGVSIDLEAKVEDMEMEVEVKEAQELDKEVGEENGGEGEVNMGREREEGLSQNFKDKGKSVSIEPTHVADSAEDGVWMERESREFERDSDDMEGPSTRGFELFSTSPVRREEKNDQSGVNRPKEEKLVLEPFDLSLSLPNVLLPIGAAQDTIRAAPGSPSQARSVQSMSTTFRTNSDGFTASMSFSGSQSFFHNPSCSLTQNSMDNFEQSVGSRPIFQGIDQASQGAWQGQSQNESKPKDIPLCQRILMNGNGSLNQSQVLQGISNGQAVQGQHHRGLEGSSKMGNGLERQLSFHRQQSFNDDVRSPSQSVGSHDIGSNYSYDKKRRMREKSSGSLYRSSGQKEFEYSGGGAEYVEKIIAKIVEEPVHVMARKFHDMTPQSIVRLKESITDTMLSVDKQKQLVDFQKALQNKSDITLETLQKSHRAQLEILVALRTGLPEYLQLDDSVTNAHLAEVFLNLKCRNLACKSSLPVDECDCKVCVQKKGFCSACMCLVCSKFDMANKTCSWVGCDVCLHWCHTDCALRKSYIINGRSAKGAYGTTEMQFHCIACDHPSELFGFVNEVFQSFVKEWTAETLSRELDYVKRIFRDSKDMRGRRLHEIADQMLVRLANKLDLPEVCSHILAFLREAETPKLGKMPISSGNEQGKESNGIAGTSQDPSWLKAVYSEKAPQLDRAPVVFPRFSYDQIDKRTLETELQTSIQKEPVFDELESLVRIKEAEAKMFQARADEARREAEGLKRIAIAKKEKTEEEYTGRFTKLRLAEAQEMRKQKYEEVQALDRAHREYHDMKRRMQADIKDLLLKMEATRQS from the exons atgaagaggtTGAGGTCTAGTGAAGATCTCGATTCGTACGGCGACAAATGCAAGGATCCGAACCCGAGTTTGAATCCGAACCCGAGTTCGAATTCGAACCCGAGCCGTTCCTCTTCGCAGTATCGGACTAGCTTCTACCACAAGTCGGATAATGTGCGGAAGGGCGGGTTGGTTTCTTCGTCGTCTGCGGCGGCGGCGGTTTCGTCGAGGTACGACCGGGATCGGTCGTCCGGCGGGGACGATGATCGGGAGGTGTCGAGGGTGGTGAGGAAGAGATCGGAGCATGATTTCGATGGGTTCGATAGGAGGAAGGGGTTCGATCGGTATAGTGGAGAGAGTAGAGGAGGTGGCGGAGGTTACGATCGGAGTTTGATTCACCGGTCGGAGAGTTTCTGCGGCGGCGGTTCGTCGACTTCGCTGTCTTTGTCTTCGTCGAGGAGGGAGTTTCCGAAGCGGTTCAGATCGGAGCGGTCGTCTTCGGGTTCGGATCCGTCAAGACGAGAAGGGAGCGTGTCGTCGTGGCGGCGGTTCGGTAACAATGGGAATAAGGATTCGGAGGAGAGGAGTAGAATTGGATTGAGGGATGTGAAGTCGCCGACTTGGTCTAGGGATTCGGGGGCGAGCGAGCAATCGAGGATGGTTAGGGTTTCGGCGGCTTCGACGGTGACGGCTAATACGGTTTCGAATTCAGGTTCGTCGCCGTTACGAACGGTGTCGAGATCGGATTCGAGGGCAGTGGCTGCGACGAAGGAGAATTCGGCTTATTCGAATAAGTCGAAATCGAAATCAAAGTCGCCGACTTGGTCGAGGGAATCGGGTGCGAGTGAGCAATCAAAGAGAATGGATGTGGAGATGGCGAAGAAGAGTGAGGAGCCTCAAGTTGAGAGTGGAAGTAGTAGCGAAATGGAGGAAGGAGAGCTCGAGCCGGAACCAGAACCCGAACAAGAGCCAGAGCCTGAGCCAGAACCAGAACTGGAATCGAACCTCAAAGCTGAGGCTGAAGCTGAAATCGAATCGGGTATTGAGAATAAGGAGGATGGGGTGAAAGTATTgagcaaagaagaagagagagaggtgcAAAATAAGGAGAGTGATAGTGAGGTGAAAGATGTGGAGAAAGAAGATGATAAAGTTGATGAATTGAGCAGTGGAAGTGAGGACGGGGACGGGGCTGAGGCAGGGGATGATGAAGGTTGTGGTGGTGATGATAAGGAAGAGTGTGTGAAGGAAGATGGGGAGTGTGTTGAGGAGGAAGGAAAGAATGATGGcgttgttgatgatgatgatgacgacgaCGAAAAGTCTTTGGGGTCAGAAGAGGAGTGTGATAAACAAGACAAGGGTGTGAGCATAGATCTTGAAGCCAAGGTAGAGGATATGGAAATGGAAGTGGAAGTGAAAGAAGCACAGGAGTTGGATAAGgaagttggggaagaaaatGGAGGAGAGGGTGAAGTGAATAtgggaagagaaagagaggagggTTTAAGTCAGAATTTCAAGGATAAGGGGAAAAGTGTGTCGATTGAACCAACCCATGTTGCGGATTCTGCTGAAGATGGTGTATGGATGGAGAGGGAATCGAGGGAGTTTGAGAGGGATAGTGATGATATGGAAGGACCAAGTACTCGGGGGTTTGAGTTGTTTAGTACATCTCCGGTTAGAAGGGAGGAGAAGAATGATCAATCCGGTGTTAATAGGCCGAAGGAAGAGAAGCTGGTGTTGGAACCGTTTGATCTTTCGTTAAGCTTACCGAATGTTTTGTTACCGATTGGTGCTGCTCAGGATACAATTCGAGCAGCTCCTGGTTCACCTAGTCAAGCTAGGAGTGTTCAGTCCATGAGTACTACATTTCGTACTAATTCGGATGGATTTACTGCATCGATGTCTTTTTCAGGTTCTCAGTCGTTTTTCCACAACCCCAGCTGTTCTCTGACACAAAATTCGATGGACAACTTTGAACAATCGGTTGGCAGCCGCCCCATATTTCAGGGAATCGATCAAGCTTCTCAGGGAGCTTGGCAGGGACAGTCTCAGAATGAGTCTAAGCCTAAAGATATCCCTCTATGTCAGAGAATCTTGATGAATGGAAATGGCTCTCTTAATCAGTCTCAAGTATTACAAGGCATTTCGAATGGTCAAGCTGTGCAAGGACAACATCATAGGGGTTTAGAAGGAAGCTCTAAAATGGGCAATGGACTAGAAAGGCAGTTGAGCTTTCATAGGCAGCAGTCGTTCAACGATGATGTTAGATCGCCTTCGCAAAGTGTAGGGTCTCATGACATTGGATCAAATTATAGTTATGACAAGAAGCGGAGAATGAGGGAAAAGAGTAGTGGTAGTTTATATAGGAGTAGTGGCCAGAAGGAGTTTGAATACAGTGGTGGTGGAGCTGAATATGTTGAGAAAATCATTGCCAAGATAGTTGAGGAACCGGTACATGTAATGGCTAGGAAATTTCATGACATGACACCACAATCCATAGTGCGTCTGAAAGAGAGCATCACCGATACCATGTTGAGTGTTGATAAGCAAAAGCAACTCGTTGATTTTCAGAAAGCTCTGCAGAACAAGTCTGATATAACCTTGGAGACACTACAGAAATCCCACCGGGCTCAACTGGAAATCTTGGTCGCTTTGAGAACTGGTCTTCCGGAATACCTTCAGCTAGACGACAGCGTTACGAATGCTCATTTGGCGGAGGTATTTCTCAACTTAAAATGCAGAAATCTTGCCTGTAAGAGTTCTTTGCCTGTGGATGAATGTGATTGCAAGGTTTGTGTGCAGAAGAAAGGTTTTTGCAGTGCTTGCATGTGTCTTGTGTGTTCAAAGTTTGACATGGCAAATAAAACATGTAGTTGGGTTGGTTGTGATGTTTGTCTTCATTGGTGCCATACGGATTGTGCGTTACGAAAATCTTATATTATAAATGGAAGAAGTGCAAAAGGGGCTTATGGGACGACGGAGATGCAGTTTCATTGTATTGCCTGTGATCATCCTTCAGAGTTGTTTGGCTTTGTGAATGAGGTTTTTCAAAGTTTTGTAAAGGAATGGACAGCTGAAACTCTTTCCAGAGAACTTGATTATGTGAAGAGAATTTTTCGTGACAGCAAGGATATGAGAGGAAGACGGCTTCATGAAATTGCTGATCAGATGCTGGTACGATTGGCAAATAAGTTGGACCTTCCTGAGGTTTGCAGTCATATCTTGGCTTTCCTTCGTG AAGCCGAAACTCCCAAGTTAGGCAAGATGCCAATCTCATCTGGCAATGAACAAGGTAAAGAAAGCAATGGGATTGCTGGGACGAGCCAGGATCCCAGTTGGCTAAAAGCTGTTTATTCAGAGAAGGCGCCTCAGTTGGACAGGGCACCTGTTGTATTTCCTAGATTCAGTTATGACCAGATTGATAAACGCACTTTGGAGACTGAGTTGCAGACAAGTATTCAAAAGGAACCTGTGTTTGATGAATTGGAGAGTCTTGTGAGAATCAAAGAGGCAGAGGCTAAAATGTTCCAAGCCCGTGCTGATGAAGCAAGAAGAGAAGCTGAGGGCCTAAAGCGCATTGCCATTGCAAAGAAGGAAAAAACTGAAGAGGAGTATACAGGTCGATTCACAAAGTTGCGTTTGGCTGAGGCTCAAGAAATGCGTaaacaaaaatatgaagaaGTCCAGGCTCTAGACAGAGCACATCGAGAGTACCATGATATGAAGAGGAGGATGCAAGCAGATATTAAAGATCTGTTACTGAAAATGGAAGCTACCAGACAATCTTGA